A window of bacterium contains these coding sequences:
- a CDS encoding PIN domain nuclease, translated as MILIDTSIWISYFSKEPDKHKDAVRSLITDNRPIVLTGVIVTEILQGIREESVLAKIKEILLSFPLLNFEMEDYLLAADIYRQGRRRGITIRSTIDCLIAAISINKKLVLYHNDKDYQQIHTFTPLIFFDG; from the coding sequence ATGATTTTGATTGATACCAGTATCTGGATCAGCTATTTCAGCAAGGAACCTGATAAGCATAAAGATGCGGTCAGGTCTTTGATCACTGATAATCGACCGATTGTATTGACTGGGGTCATAGTTACAGAAATTCTTCAGGGAATCAGGGAGGAATCTGTTCTGGCTAAAATTAAAGAAATTCTCCTCTCATTTCCTCTCTTGAACTTCGAAATGGAGGATTACCTTCTGGCAGCCGATATCTACCGTCAGGGGAGAAGGAGAGGAATTACTATTCGCAGCACTATTGATTGCCTTATTGCTGCTATCTCAATAAATAAAAAATTGGTTTTGTACCATAATGATAAAGACTACCAACAAATTCATACGTTCACTCCTCTTATATTTTTCGACGGCTGA